Below is a genomic region from Hemiscyllium ocellatum isolate sHemOce1 chromosome 24, sHemOce1.pat.X.cur, whole genome shotgun sequence.
ACCTGAAGCTTTGAACAGGGTGACCATCCCCAACTCCACCCAGCCACCTCAAAATTACCGCCAACTGAGAGATGGACACTTGAGGGTGTCAACCAGAGGGAAGGATGGGCAGTCTGTCCTAGACCCTGCCTGTACACTCAGGGCCGGACAGGAAGGTGACCTTGGGAACTTTACAGGCAGCCCACCTGGAAACGTGGCACTGGGTTTGGTAAAGGCTTGTCCCATGACGACTGGAACATTAACATTCTGATCGCTCTTCCCCAAACGCTCCCATcacacacctccccctttccGAAACGGGACACTGCTTCCCTTGGTCTGTTTAATTCCCAAGAGCCTGATTCGATACTGCTTCCTGGGTCATGACCTGGGAATCCAATGTTCCATTGACACATTGGAGGAAACCTTTCCCTTCACCCTTCACACTGCTGTTCCCCTCATTtatatcgggggggggggggcataacATTCTCCAGGACTGGAGTTGGAAGAAGTCAGCCAGGAACCATGTGATGGCCAGCTTTAGTTGGATCTTTATTCTCTATTCTCCAGAGGATGAGAGCAGATTGATGAGGCTGGACAGGATGAGCAGGATGGAGGTGGAATCAGTCATTTTGCTGCactgtgggggggtgggggggggagggaagttGGGGTCTGTGTCGAGAACTCTTTGCCATTTTACTTGAAGTACTTCATGAAGTTGGTTTTTAAAGCTGCCAGGGTTTCAGGCTGGCTCTGGGACAGAGACTTGAGCGTATCCAGGGCTGTGAGGACTCCTTCGTGGGTCTTGTCGAATAAATCTCTGCCGACTGCCGTCTTCACCCGATCACGCCAAGCGGTGAGCGCGGGCAAACCTTCCAATGGGTCATAGCCAACACCGAGGGGCTGCAGGGACAGGCAGAGGAGTCAGTGAGCACGGGGTAGACACCACTGTGGGACAGTAAGACACAGAAACAAACCAGACCATCTTTCACCCACTGCCCACTGGGCATCGGATCACACAGAGGCCAACATCCATGTTTatccagagacagggacactcacacactgacacacagacacacacacacacactgacacagacactcacacacagagatacacactgacacacacacagacacactgatacaATCACAtgtacagacacactgacacagacacacacacagacacacacacacatacagtgacacagacacacagagacacagacacccacatgcagacagagaaacacacagacttacagagacacagacagagagacacagacacacacccagagacattcaaacacactcacatagacgcacagacacacacactctcacaaagacacaatcacagacagacacactcacacagacacactcacagacagatatagacacacactcacacagccacacacataatctcacagacagacacactcacagacacacacacacagacacacacacacacagacacactcacacagacacacacacacagacacacacacacagacacacactcacacagagacacacagtttgaaccaaaactgaaagaattgtggatgctgtaaatcagaaactaaaccagaaactgcaggaaaagctcagcacatctggcagcatctttggagaaaaCTCCGAGTGAACGTTTCAGGTCTGAAGTCAGTTTGAATGTGTGCGCAGTGCTCCACCTCATGGTCACGTGGCCCACCAACCCAGCCTGGAACTGGGACAGTACTGAACATTTATATGGTATTGTCctgtacaggagaaagtgaggccaaggaggagaatcaacgttttgggcataagcccttcatcaggaatcaggaagccTTCCCGATAAAGGGGTTTTGCCTgaaacctcgactctcctgctcctcggatgctgcctgacctgctgtgcttttccagcaccaccctctcgacccggatctccagcatctgcaggcctcagtTTCTCCTCAGAGTTTGGGGTTgtccattgaagacagagatgaagaggaatgtcttcactcagaggggagtgaatctgtgaagTGCTTTCCTGTAGACTGCTGCTGAGACTGGGCCACGGAGTATATTCAGGGATGGGAGAGACAGATTTTAATCAATATGGGAATCGATGGTGATGGGGCAACTCAGGAAAGTTGGCAATGGTAGGATTATCCGATTacccatgatcccattgaatggtggagcagatacgatgggctgaatggcccattcctgctCCAATATCTAATGATCCCAAGGAGGCCCTTCAATGGGAGCTGTTTGATCCCTGGATCCTTCTCGGCTCTCCAGCGATCCAGTCGTTCTGAAATGGTTACAATCTCGAGCTCAAttaccacccctccacccccactcccactttGTGCTGATGCGTTATACAGGTATCGCCCACTTTTCAAACGTTCACTCTGTGTCACTTTGCTTTAATCAAAGACCCACATTCGGACCTGGTTTTGCTCACCGAAACAAATCCAAAGAGGAATTTCGCTTTTACAACAAAAGGTGAGAGTTTTCCCTGATAAAATAATGCTGCTTCACTTTACTCCATTTCATGGGAACGCTGTAGTTTGGGATAGCAGGAGATACCTGGATAACATGGACATTTCACCACAaagtgggagtgggggagggggggtcattGAGCTCGAGATTGTAACCATTTCAGAACGACTGGATCGCTGGAGAGCCGAGAAGGATCCAGGGATCAAACAGCTCCCACTGAAGGGCTCACACAAACGGGTGAAaaggcctcctcctcctcctcatgccAGAATATTTGTCACTACCTCCCCCCGATCCCCCAACTCTGTCAGGGACACTCACCTGCGTGAGATCAACAATGGCCACCAGGTCAGCCAGGGAAATCTCCGAGCCAGCAATGTACGGCCTCTCCTGAAGGAACTTCTCTTGGAAACTCTTCAGGGCTTGGGCCAGTTCATCCTGGGCCTCTGTCATCTTGTCTTCAGGACATGGTGCCCCCATCATGACTGGGAATAAACCCTGCAGACCCAAGAACCAGACAGAAAATCAGAAATCACGGCCCAGAATCGGAGACTGTCACTTCAGACCAGGCCTGAAGAGTAGGCCGAGGGCCTAGTCAGACCCACAGCCTGCCAATGACTGACCGTTCAGACACAcaggctgtgtttgtgtgtgtgtgtttgtgtgtggatgtTTTGCTGTTAATGAACTATTCCTGTAACTGAGTTCTCCTGTTGCTGAgaccccctgtgtgtgtgtgtgggtgtgtgtgtgtgtgggggtgtgtgagagtgtggatgTTTTGCTGTTAATGAATGGTCACACTATTCCTGTAACTGAAGATCTTTGTAAACAGAAACAACTCCCAGGAGGTTTTGTCATTTCTCCTGAACAACAAGAAACAAGGCACGTTTTCTCCAGGGAGACCGCCCGGGCTCTGGGAGCAATAAGATATTCGAACCGTTCTCAGGGCAGAGCGTGACAGAGTGGGAATGTGAccaagagaaaacgagagagtgagagagagctgtgGAACCAGTTATTGTGATGCTTCAGTCAAAGGTGTGTGAGCAATCTCTTATTACTCAACCCGATTAACCTCAGTCATCACTTACCACTCACCAAGGCTTATCCCAGGGCTGACGAGGGATACTAaccctcagtcacacacacaactcATTGAAGGGACACTGCCCCAGCACTCAGAGATGGTCCCaagccctctccctctccctctccctccccctctcactctctcaggcTGACGTCGTACCTTGCTGAAAGGATGATTCTGAATGCTTTCCTCTTGCCCTGCCTGTTGTCAGGACTAACACAAGAATGCCACATTGCAAACGGGCAAACAATTCATACTCCACGGATGGTGGGCAAGTCAACTCTGATTGGCTGAGGCATTTCCATGGAGGAAGTTATGAACACAAAGGTTAATTATTCAAAGAAAAAGCCTCAGCAATATTCTAAAGTTGATAAAGAGACCAAATACCCCAGTGGCTTGCAGAGTATGGGAGTTTGTGTTGAAATACATGTGGGTTCCTATGAAGTATATCAACCCACTCCATTAGAAGCTGGGCTCATTCTCTCGATTTGGTTGTGAGTTATTAACACCCTCCACATTGGACAGCAAGTCCTGCCCTAAGGCGGGAACACACCTAACAGGGGATATTCCAGCTCAGCTTTCACAAACACTCGTTGCTTGATACAAAAACAGGATATTGGGAATCTCTCACCTTCATCATGAAGGTTTTCCCAGCTAATGGTCTCAGAGCTGTGTGCTGCCAGGCCAGATACTCATCCACTCGGGCACGCCTCTGGAGCTCCGCTGGGTACCAGTGGTCAGGGGTCTTGTATTTACATGCCAGGTATGTGAGAATCGCCACACTGTGAGAGACAGAAGGAAGGGAGACAGTCATCCTTCACCAACATCACCTCTGGTCCTTCACACTAACTCCCTGGGGCTGAAATCCCCAATGTATTTCCCAGGATCTCGGAGTCCCTGTGTTCAGCTTCTCtcaggtcacacacacacagtttgtaCCCCGTCCCTCCCTCCCAGTCACATCCTGATGTCATTGTTCTCGAATCTGTCTTCCACCACACTCAGGAATTTGGGAAAGCTCCCATCTGGTATTTTGGGACATATTATGCCAAAGGATTCTTTGTCAAATCAATCAACCAACAAAACTGGTTTGAGGAAGGTCAGACTTGTCCTTTTGGTGGGAGCACTTTGTTAATGGAATTGT
It encodes:
- the LOC132827220 gene encoding glutathione S-transferase theta-3-like; translated protein: MALQLYADLASQPCRSVYLFIRINNIPFELKEVRLIAGEQHSEEFRKVNPLGKVPVIKDGEFTLCESVAILTYLACKYKTPDHWYPAELQRRARVDEYLAWQHTALRPLAGKTFMMKGLFPVMMGAPCPEDKMTEAQDELAQALKSFQEKFLQERPYIAGSEISLADLVAIVDLTQPLGVGYDPLEGLPALTAWRDRVKTAVGRDLFDKTHEGVLTALDTLKSLSQSQPETLAALKTNFMKYFK